Below is a genomic region from Drosophila albomicans strain 15112-1751.03 chromosome 2R, ASM965048v2, whole genome shotgun sequence.
attttcgatTAACACAAAATAAGAACTGGGTTCTAAACTGATTGGAAATTGATGtttaaattaccaaaaaaatttATCTTATCTGTTGTCAGCCTTTTGAGACTTTTTATCTTATTTGCGGACTATAAATAATAGAATTTGTTTTACAGTAACTGATATTTTTTAGTCGCTAAAACTTCTATGTTCTGAAtacaacattttgaattaatatcTTTTTTTATAGGTAAGGACAATAATGTAACAGAGATACTATATGTAAATTCAGCTATTTggacattaatatttaaatatttcaatattaagtaatttagatttgtaatatttaactttttaatgaaGCGActtgtattgtatttaaagtGATTTTCTGCAGAATGTACTTTAGATGCACGGCGTCAATAGGCGTcaatcaacaaaacaaaatggaacttaattaaatcttttaaaatatgaattattattcTATCATTACTATATCTATTTACAATATTGTATATCTAGTAGATGAATCAATGCTTACCATGCTCCTCCTTGCACTCTTTGATGGCCTCAGCAGTAGATCCGGATCCCGATGCTCCACTTGCAGTTGAGCCGCTGCCTGTTTTCTTAGGTTTTCGCTTGCGGGTCTGAATGCCATCCTTGCGCATAGCCAATGGCCGATTGACACCGTGCAGCTTGAAGTACAGCCCGCAGGCATTGCACACCGGCTCGCCGTCATTGTTGCGCCTCCAGAGGGTTGTGGTGCGTGTTCCACAGTTGGTGCAGCACAGACCCATGCGACGTGTGGCAGTCTGTTTCAATAAATTGTCATGATTAGTATGTGAATTGATTAAAAGGTTCGGAGATGGCTACTCACTGCACTCACCAGTCGCTTGCTGGGCTTGATCAGCGGCCTGTTCATGCCGTTCATCTTGTGATACAATCCGCAAGCGTTGCATAGATAGTGACCGGTACCGTCGCGTCTCCAGAGCGGTGTCGAGATGGCACCGCAGTTGACACATTCGCGTCCCTCACCAAACTGAAAATCCATTGCGCTTTCGTAGGGCGAAGATCGCTGAAATCCCGTGGGATCGTAGGCACTGCGCCACGGCGCCATCATCACGGCATTCTGTGTGTAGAACTGTGCCGGCAGTTGGGCATGCGCCGAGCCAAAGCTATCCGTTGTCCAGGCATTCTGCGCGGCAGCAGCGCTGCTGAAATGGGCCGCCACATGGTTGTACTGGCGATTTGAGGGCACATAGACGGGTGCATTTACAGCCTGCTGATGATGGTAGCCAGACACGCTGGCAGCGCCTCCGGCAGCGGCCAGATCCGTATAGGCGGCAGCTGCCgcggcgctgctgctgtgataCATCTTGGAGCTGGCAGCGACGGCGGCCACCTGCAGCTGCACGTTGTGATAGTCGCCGCTGAACTGCGGATAATCGCGCGTCGACTGCTGATCCGATGTGGACTGCAATGGAATTGATAAGTGAAAGCAGCAAATTAGATAACGTATTTCCATAAATTGGCCGACAATTCGTTTTGTTTCCTcctctctatttctctctctctctctcttcctcgcttgccacgcccacactcACAACCTGACTGCCTTGCTCTCGGCTGCCATTGGGCGACACCCCGTTGCGAGCagccattttttgtttttgacttCAACTTCGGCTCCTTAGCTGCCTGCCTTCCACCTCCCTTTTCTCCCCCTCCACCCGCAAGACAAAACACGCTATCGGTTCGCTCTCTTTGCCTGAGGCAGAACTCGTTTTCCACTCACGGTGCCCTTTTCGTGCCCATAGCCATCCCAAATAAATGGCGAGCTGCAGCGTCTGTGACTCGTTTGTATCTGCAGCTCTGCACTCATAAGTGGGTATCTTATGGATGTTGTGCGTGGGCTCCACAGTCTCTTCACAGTTTTTTCAATGTGcactctatgtgtgtgttaatgtATATGTGCatggatatatgtatataaattgcCTTGCGTGGGTTTCGGAGTGAGAATCCATATTCCATAGAAACCACtgcactatgttgaatttgacccgtttttgtggccaaaattaaaattttttatattaacaagatttttgaatgcagGTTTCTTGTATAATAAAGGTTATTGCTATACGAAGGTATTTTagaaaagtgggcgtgtcaacgcccacataaatcgaaaaaaagcgaatatataaatcaattttcaagttaGAGACCCGAATTTTGGAACACATGATGAATGTCCTATTTCAAATgcttcctgaaaatttggttcagatcggataataaatatggaagttattcaagaaaaaaaaaatcgcaaagGCTTTAGCAGTTCTGCAATTCTGGCCAAATGCTACTccctaataattcaaattacgcaaaaaaccgcaaaaaacgCATAATGAGCTTACATGTTATGAATTCAGAATTGACAGATCTACAACATGTATATGGACACTTACTGaacaaatttgaacattttagttaaaaccTTTTGGAAAGTTCAACTTTCTTTCGAAAAGTGACAAGGGGACAACACttgctaaatatacaaattgttagaaaaataCGAACAAAACACGGAACATATTAGTATCAACACATAGTAATAACTTAAAGAAGTAATAttccttttgaattttattattcaatgattttttgtgggagatatgccaatttgaaattgcatcgcaaatttaacatttaacactgCACGTATTGTCTGCTTGCAACAGCTtactttaacagctgttattttaacattaaactAAGTTAACATTTTCGGTATACAATATCGCGATTTGATCATTTCTCAACATggtaacattaaaaacacggaaatttgaatacttgcgaaaaatgagttttggccacgaaaacgggtcaaattcaacatagtgcaCTGCTGAATATCCCTTTACTTATATGAAGGTGTGTCTTAATAATTCTTTAGCTCCTATTAATGTTTTACCATCTAGTATTATTTAAGTTAAGTCTCGAAGCTTAAATActcgatttaaaaaaataatatgagtGATGATGaccattcattttttttgtcattttaattaaaatgttcataaTTCATTATTTGAAGAATGGGTATCTTcagtttgaaattattaatagaaaaaattGTTAGATAGTGCAAAACaacatataattattattattattattattataattagaaaATCAATCATTTTTCATCTCATCTCTCTTAAAGTTTTAATCAGAAGTTGTACTTTAGcacaactaaaatatatttacttaacttttaataaactattttaaaatgcatttatatttgaaatgccttattcatattttcaaaattcattcaACATGTTTGTACTACATGAAAAGCCTTCAAGTGTAATTTGTAtgaattttaatacatttttacgACTTTCGTTTATTGTTTCAATTGCATTCTTTTTCCCAATGTTTACAATGAAAGTTCAATAACCAAAATCTGTGTTTCACATCAAAATCAATTAAGGtgccaattgcaaatttgtatttatttcgcATATTCATATGTATCGGAATCTTACTGAGTTTCTGCCTACaccaacaataaaagcaagaaCACAATTCAAAAACATTTGACGTCTTTATCTTATCCCAGAAATTTAATGCGATGATGTAtgaactttttaattttctgcCTGTCTGTTCAATCTCTAGAGATTTCTCTCGCATAAGTAAATATTCCTTCacaattaagaaaaaaaatcgaacaaatcaaaaatacagATGCCTGCGAATTTGATGTGAGGAGTGGAGAATTTTGTTTCGATACTTtaccgaaaaaaatattaaataatttttgaagcTCTAagcaaaatgtaaatgcacATATTACATAACACAAATGCCATTTGGCATCTATTTTCATGCCGGCGGCAAATTCACTTGACGTCAGCCGACGGATCAAGACAACTTCAACTAATAGAATGAAGAGAAACTGCCTTCAACATGGCCTTAcatgtttttgttgattaaaatctatatttatgATATGTAAATCATATAAGAATAAATTTCCAAAATACTTTCAAAGCCaagtaaattgaatataaaattgtttaggTTATTCAAATAGCTTTGTCTAAACTAAAgcaatacatttcaaataaattcttctattaaacataatattaaTTGATGCAGATTTGAGCACCATTCTTGAAATGTCAACCAAATGTGCAACGTTCTACAagagcaaaagaagaaaacacaacaacaacaagagcagcagcagtaacagcgaGGAGAAGAGCTGAAGAGCCATCAAAGAGTTGACCACGCGTGCATAATGATGTCGCTCCCTTTAGAAGATCAGTCGATCAAAGAGAGCGCCGGCCATTGGGAGAAGAGCATGGAGCACGGCGCGGTACCGGATCAAAGAAGCGGCGACCACACGAAAAATTGTCAACATGTTGCAGCGTCGTTTCTACTCGTATACGAGTATGGGGAACGGAGGTTGGTTGGTAGATGCGTTTTTGCCGTCTCAAGAGCAAGGATCGAAATCGGAATAAGTTTGGGATCAAAAGGTGGCTGCAGAGGCGCTTTGGCGCTTATTAAAATGCGAGCCCAAAATCAACGGACGGCGATTTGTGGACGAAGGCGaggaattaaaataaacagcaataaaaaatcaatttcagaAAATTGAGGCACAGTTCGACTCAGACTAGCGATCATCAGGTCGATATGTTGCCTTTGTCGATGTTGCTTGCTGTTGCAGATGCTGATGAGTAGAACGTTAATAATTTGTCACTGCAAATGAaggaataaaaacaaacagagaAAACCACTTGAGTGCCGCGGCAAgtgaagacaaaaaaaaaaaaaaattacaaacaagccacagccgcagtcgctgccAAACGAGGAGGGAACGGTGGAACACTTAGGATTAAAGCGGCGCTATaagtgtttttctttcttttataagtttctctttctctcgcgcTTGAGAAACCGGGTGCCAGCGCCAGGTCTATGCCATCAGGATCCTGTTTTTGGCATTCACTTGAGCCGAGCtgagagctgagctgagctgcacTCACACTTGACTCATTCATGGCTTGTTGCGGCGGGAATTCCACTTCTCTTTATTGCTCTAGCGGATGTCATTCGTTCAGAGACTAGAGAGTTTAGTTTCTGTCTCATAAAATCGTGTTTTGGTGTGCTATTAATGTAACCATATATGGCAAAACTCGTATTTAATATGATGATTGGCTCACTCAACTTCTAATTGAAGAAGTTTTATGAGAGTAAACCAATTTCGAATAATGCGATAATTAAgatatattaagaatatttacaATCAACAAAGCGGCACGCTTGTGCTCAATTTTGTGCGATAAACTACCAAAATATGTGATATACAGCTTGATACTAACATACACGTTTTTTTTAGGGTTTTTATAAAGATATAATAAAACGTAATCTGAGCATCAAATCGAACCGAATTAATTAAGATTAAATAAAGATCATACTCTAATCAAAAATTAGTACATCTTACATGGTTTCAATTCTTCTTTATTCCTAAGATACTTCTTTCCTTTAAGCCAAATCATCAATGTTAAAGTCTTTCATGAGAAGAATGCGGAGAGGACCGCAGTTGTTATATAATTATCGtattgaaatacatatttaccAAAATGTATACTAATATTAAAACCTCTTGATTCTCattagaaattcaatttgttattttttgacaaattgccatttttgtctttttctaTTACTTTATTCGAATATATAGTTCAACCTTTGctgatttataaataatgatGGGGAAATGAAACGTGTTTCCGAAATCGccaagcaataaatatttttgaaagtactcaatatatttataaattaatcaaacTTACATCGCCATCACTTAGCAAAATGCCCATAATTTATTGAGTTTTGCGACTGTTTTTTGGTTTAGCAGCTCGTTTTAGGATTGATTTATAGCACTGACTGTTATGCGGAATTCAAGTTCAAAATTCACAGGCACTGAATATGTATCACGGgaatgtatatagtatatattataaaatgtatattggAATCGATGGATTCGATTACAttgatgattattatttatttgggcGCGATCAATTGGTCTGAGCGTTTCATGGACTTTGTTGTAAGCCTTTTGATTAATGCTTATAATAATGAAGCAATAAATTATCGTATTAATCCATTTACGAGCACTTAACAGATTTgagttattgttgcttttgttttgttgtttttgttattgatgCAGATCGCGAGCACAACGAACCGACTTCCTTGAGGCGTacaaacaaactaaaaaacgcctcaaagtaaacaaaaacttaatcCCAAAAATCCAGTTCCAGTTCAGTCCAAAGCCGTCGCAGTCAGCGtcgacagagacagcgacagagagacAGTCGCAGCGACAGCACCACGCAAAATCGGAAAGAAgtcaacggcaacaacatAAAAAGTCAATTTCATCAATGGGCAGGCAactctgtctgtccgtccatcagtccgtccgtccgtccgccTCTCCGATCGATCCCTCTGAGTGTCACTTGAAGGCGTCGCCTGCACACAAACTCAGTGTGCAAGTGAGATGGATGAGACACACTACGCAGCTAGAGCGAGATGGAGTTATGCGTGACGTACTGACAGGTAAAAATTTGTAGGTGCATTTCACATGCAGTCAACGTCGACGCTGACTGCGCTGCAACTTCGTCAGCAGCAACGGTGACGTCGCTTAAGCTGGCCGAAAGGCACACGAAATTAGTCAATTTCATGTAAGACTTGAACAATTATGCACTTGAAACTGAGGACAGAATTTGAAAACAGGTTCCAGCATCACTTGAGTTGAGCTACTTACTCCTAGAACGGTAGGCGACGTTTGTCGCTGTGTGAAAGTAATCCTCCCAGGCAATAGATCAGTCCCAGACCCGAACTCAACTGTCACCAGCTCATCAAACTCGCTTCATTCTCGAGTGTGTGTATCCAAACAATTCCTTTGTATTGTCTGAAAGTTACTGTGACAAGGATCGAAGGATAGCCGAGGCTGGCctctttaattaattgttgctCGCTTGTTTATTCGGCGCCTAATGAGGGTCCATTAATATTGGGGTTAATCCGCAGTCAGTGGTCTTTGGCAAGGAATAAATTAGAAAGAGTACTTATAATTACAGTCCTAAATCTCAAAAAACTGTCCAGGCACCTACTCAGCTGACAATTCCTGAAATTTAATTCGAATTAATAATGGAAGAGTAGATGGAATAgctacataaaatatattttccatgTCGAAGTTTGAATACTCTTgactattatattttattaggtAACTTTTTAAATCTTCGACTTGTACAAGCGATTGAAAAGCTATGTATATAGCTAACATATGTTAGATAAAAACATTCTCTGTAGTATACAAGTATCTGGTTGacttatttatgaaatttttttgacaaTCAAAACTCTTTACAGATTTAAAAAACTActgaaatataaaacacaGTCATTGAAACTGCATTCTGCTGGACATCTAAAGATTATTTACAACATGATGACAAttgttttgccaaaaaaataagaaattccATACAATCAGATTTTAAgctaaaatttgtatttaaaattgagattaatttttaatgaggtcgagtttgttgtttcttttctcACTATAATCTGCTGAAGACTGATATACAAAATAGATAGCCATAAGTAGTCCAAAAGAAGTCACAGCATTGTCAATAGCTGTGGTGTCGAGCGATCATTAATCAAACAATTTGCCTTAGTTTCtggcaaacgaaaaaaaaacacataattCACCCGTCAAAAAGGTTTCTCTCTGTGGCTGACGGTGAACAAATTCTttccattaaaatgcaaaaagcaaaatgcgaGTTGTAGCTGCGCTGTAGAGATGTGACTGGAGCGAGTGAAAAGTGAGGCAAAGTCAGTTGGCAGTCGGCGACAGACGCTGAGCCAAGATGTTGAAGCGAAGCTGCTGAAGGTACGGAAAGATGTCAAAACAAGAACCGCAAGGCGGACAAGCGCATATTTCAATCGACGCTGACACATCCTGCTGCGCTAATGGACCTTAATTTGTGAACAGCTTTATATATCATGCGCCCGGACCGTTAATGTGATCATCCACACGATCTCTTGTTGACGCTGAAACTGACGACGCGATTGAGACTCGAACcgagaagctgaagctgattCCGAATCTGAAGTTGATGCACGAGGCTGGAACTTGCTGGAACTGCCATGGTGA
It encodes:
- the LOC117574890 gene encoding GATA-binding factor A isoform X3 yields the protein MYHSSSAAAAAAYTDLAAAGGAASVSGYHHQQAVNAPVYVPSNRQYNHVAAHFSSAAAAQNAWTTDSFGSAHAQLPAQFYTQNAVMMAPWRSAYDPTGFQRSSPYESAMDFQFGEGRECVNCGAISTPLWRRDGTGHYLCNACGLYHKMNGMNRPLIKPSKRLVSATATRRMGLCCTNCGTRTTTLWRRNNDGEPVCNACGLYFKLHGVNRPLAMRKDGIQTRKRKPKKTGSGSTASGASGSGSTAEAIKECKEEHDLKPTLSLERHSLSKLHTDLKSSLASSTASSLMSQHHAQQQQQQQQQQQQPPPSHQQCFPLYAQQQQQQQLQQQQQQQQQSQHPQHSHQSQLNARQLHGAASQLYTPSSSSAASAYTTHSSNAADTPTLSNGTPSPHYQHHHLHAAATGSSHGHHAAAAHHHIHAAAAAAAYGVKTEASATNYDYVNNCYFGASFGALGGAATSAMAGGASSELAGYHHQHNVIQAAKLMATS
- the LOC117574890 gene encoding GATA-binding factor A isoform X1, translating into MGILLSDGDSTSDQQSTRDYPQFSGDYHNVQLQVAAVAASSKMYHSSSAAAAAAYTDLAAAGGAASVSGYHHQQAVNAPVYVPSNRQYNHVAAHFSSAAAAQNAWTTDSFGSAHAQLPAQFYTQNAVMMAPWRSAYDPTGFQRSSPYESAMDFQFGEGRECVNCGAISTPLWRRDGTGHYLCNACGLYHKMNGMNRPLIKPSKRLVSATATRRMGLCCTNCGTRTTTLWRRNNDGEPVCNACGLYFKLHGVNRPLAMRKDGIQTRKRKPKKTGSGSTASGASGSGSTAEAIKECKEEHDLKPTLSLERHSLSKLHTDLKSSLASSTASSLMSQHHAQQQQQQQQQQQQPPPSHQQCFPLYAQQQQQQQLQQQQQQQQQSQHPQHSHQSQLNARQLHGAASQLYTPSSSSAASAYTTHSSNAADTPTLSNGTPSPHYQHHHLHAAATGSSHGHHAAAAHHHIHAAAAAAAYGVKTEASATNYDYVNNCYFGASFGALGGAATSAMAGGASSELAGYHHQHNVIQAAKLMATS
- the LOC117574890 gene encoding GATA-binding factor A isoform X2 is translated as MGILLSDGDSTSDQQSTRDYPQFSGDYHNVQLQVAAVAASSKMYHSSSAAAAAAYTDLAAAGGAASVSGYHHQQAVNAPVYVPSNRQYNHVAAHFSSAAAAQNAWTTDSFGSAHAQLPAQFYTQNAVMMAPWRSAYDPTGFQRSSPYESAMDFQFGEGRECVNCGAISTPLWRRDGTGHYLCNACGLYHKMNGMNRPLIKPSKRLTATRRMGLCCTNCGTRTTTLWRRNNDGEPVCNACGLYFKLHGVNRPLAMRKDGIQTRKRKPKKTGSGSTASGASGSGSTAEAIKECKEEHDLKPTLSLERHSLSKLHTDLKSSLASSTASSLMSQHHAQQQQQQQQQQQQPPPSHQQCFPLYAQQQQQQQLQQQQQQQQQSQHPQHSHQSQLNARQLHGAASQLYTPSSSSAASAYTTHSSNAADTPTLSNGTPSPHYQHHHLHAAATGSSHGHHAAAAHHHIHAAAAAAAYGVKTEASATNYDYVNNCYFGASFGALGGAATSAMAGGASSELAGYHHQHNVIQAAKLMATS